One genomic region from Mesorhizobium terrae encodes:
- a CDS encoding TetR/AcrR family transcriptional regulator, which yields MSGRPRSIDRDKVLDAAEAIVTEMGASGLSFDAVAKAAGITKSGVQYCFGTKDNLIRAMIARWADAFESKVTQEAGPEPSPTSRIRAHLSVTRHEDEAEHSRSAVMMTALLEAPERVAETRDWYNSLLAGLDLAKPADRKIALAFLAGEGAFLLRSLGLIGLNEAEWDALFADMLKQTHTDEK from the coding sequence ATGTCCGGACGACCACGCAGCATCGACCGCGACAAGGTCCTTGACGCCGCCGAAGCGATTGTGACCGAGATGGGAGCGTCGGGGCTGAGCTTCGATGCCGTGGCGAAAGCCGCGGGCATCACCAAGAGCGGCGTGCAATATTGCTTCGGCACCAAGGACAATCTGATCCGCGCGATGATCGCCCGCTGGGCTGACGCGTTCGAAAGCAAGGTCACGCAGGAAGCAGGGCCTGAACCGTCACCGACTTCGCGGATTCGTGCTCATCTTTCGGTCACCAGACACGAGGACGAGGCGGAGCACTCGCGATCCGCCGTCATGATGACGGCCCTTTTGGAGGCGCCCGAGCGCGTGGCCGAGACCCGTGACTGGTACAACAGCCTTCTCGCCGGCCTCGATCTGGCAAAACCGGCGGACAGGAAGATCGCCCTGGCCTTCCTGGCCGGCGAAGGTGCGTTCCTGCTCAGGTCGCTCGGCCTGATCGGCCTGAACGAGGCCGAATGGGACGCCCTGTTCGCGGATATGCTGAAGCAGACCCACACCGACGAGAAATGA
- a CDS encoding Hsp33 family molecular chaperone codes for MLETTQLTEREPKLGEFGHAGDDHVVPFEVGALDVRGRAVQLGPMLDAILSRHDYPEPVARLLAEACLVTVLLGTSLKFEGKFILQTRTDGPVDMLVADFSTPHALRAYARYDADRLAALTAAGDVAPETLLGSGVLALTIDQGEYTQRYQGIVQLDNISLEEAARTYFRQSEQIPTDLRLAVAKQILPGGRQQWRAGGVLAQFLPEAPERMRVPDLPGGDGDVAEAVLQPVDNSWQELLALLATVEPAELIDPMVGTERLLYRLFHEHGVRVFDEIHVADDCSCSPDKIRGILGGFSAEEIKDSTEDGRIRVDCEFCSKRYDFDPAEFVAGQ; via the coding sequence ATGTTGGAAACCACGCAGTTGACTGAACGCGAACCCAAACTTGGCGAATTCGGCCACGCCGGCGACGACCATGTCGTGCCGTTCGAGGTCGGCGCGCTCGATGTGCGCGGCCGCGCCGTGCAACTTGGCCCGATGCTGGACGCCATCCTGTCGCGCCACGATTATCCGGAACCCGTCGCACGATTGCTGGCCGAGGCCTGCCTCGTGACGGTTCTGCTCGGCACGTCGCTGAAGTTCGAGGGCAAGTTCATCCTGCAGACCCGCACCGACGGGCCGGTGGACATGCTGGTCGCCGATTTCTCGACGCCGCATGCATTGCGCGCCTATGCCCGTTATGACGCCGACAGGCTGGCCGCGCTGACGGCGGCCGGCGACGTGGCGCCCGAAACCCTGCTGGGTTCCGGCGTGCTGGCACTGACCATCGACCAGGGTGAGTATACGCAGCGCTACCAGGGCATCGTCCAGCTCGACAACATCTCGCTGGAGGAAGCCGCGCGCACCTATTTCCGGCAGTCGGAACAGATCCCGACCGACCTCAGGCTCGCGGTGGCCAAGCAGATCCTGCCCGGCGGTCGTCAGCAGTGGCGCGCCGGCGGCGTGCTGGCGCAGTTCCTGCCCGAGGCACCGGAGCGCATGCGCGTGCCGGACCTTCCGGGCGGTGACGGCGATGTTGCCGAAGCCGTTCTGCAGCCGGTCGACAATTCGTGGCAGGAACTTCTGGCGCTTCTGGCGACGGTCGAGCCTGCCGAACTGATCGACCCGATGGTTGGAACCGAGCGGCTGCTCTACCGGCTGTTCCACGAGCATGGCGTGCGTGTGTTCGATGAGATCCACGTTGCCGACGATTGCTCGTGCTCGCCGGATAAGATCCGCGGCATTCTTGGCGGTTTTTCCGCCGAGGAGATCAAGGACAGCACCGAGGACGGCAGAATCCGCGTCGATTGCGAGTTCTGCTCGAAGCGCTACGACTTCGACCCGGCTGAGTTTGTCGCCGGGCAATAA
- the argF gene encoding ornithine carbamoyltransferase, translated as MSVRHFTDLSTVSETDLRAMLDDAAVRKARLKAGERSKPLDGKVLAMIFDKPSTRTRISFDVGMRQLGGETIMLTGTEMQLGRSESIADTAKVLSRYVDAIMIRTTAHERLIELTENATVPVINGLTDETHPCQLMADIMTFEEHRGPVAGKTFAWTGDGNNVLHSLIEASARFSFDLNVAVPEGSEPEPKFVDWAKGNGGKIRFTRSAEEAVNLADCIVTDTWVSMGQEHRARGHNVFVPYQVNAALMAKAKPDALFMHCLPAHRGDEVTDEVIDGPHSVVFDEAENRLHAQKAVLAWCLGA; from the coding sequence ATGAGCGTCCGGCATTTCACCGACCTTTCCACCGTTTCCGAAACCGATCTGCGCGCCATGCTGGATGACGCGGCGGTCCGCAAGGCCCGCCTGAAGGCCGGCGAGCGCTCCAAGCCGCTCGACGGCAAGGTGCTGGCGATGATCTTCGACAAGCCGTCGACGCGCACGCGCATCTCCTTCGATGTCGGCATGCGTCAGCTGGGCGGCGAGACCATCATGCTGACCGGCACCGAGATGCAGCTCGGCCGCTCGGAATCCATCGCCGACACCGCCAAGGTTTTGTCGCGTTATGTCGACGCAATCATGATCCGCACCACCGCGCATGAGCGGCTGATCGAGCTGACCGAGAACGCCACCGTTCCCGTCATCAATGGGCTGACCGACGAAACCCATCCCTGCCAGCTGATGGCCGACATCATGACGTTCGAGGAACATCGCGGGCCGGTCGCCGGCAAGACCTTCGCGTGGACCGGCGACGGCAACAATGTGCTGCATTCGCTGATCGAGGCCTCCGCCCGTTTCTCGTTCGACCTGAACGTCGCCGTGCCGGAGGGCAGCGAGCCGGAACCGAAGTTCGTCGACTGGGCCAAGGGCAATGGCGGCAAGATCCGTTTCACCCGTTCGGCCGAGGAAGCCGTCAACCTGGCCGACTGCATCGTCACCGACACCTGGGTGTCGATGGGGCAGGAACACAGGGCGCGCGGCCACAACGTCTTCGTGCCCTATCAGGTCAACGCCGCGCTGATGGCCAAGGCCAAGCCGGATGCCTTGTTCATGCATTGCCTGCCGGCCCATCGCGGCGACGAAGTCACCGACGAGGTCATCGACGGCCCGCACTCGGTGGTCTTCGACGAGGCCGAGAATCGGCTGCACGCTCAGAAGGCGGTGCTCGCCTGGTGCCTGGGCGCTTGA
- a CDS encoding aspartate aminotransferase family protein, translating to MSGSALYETFARAPLAFERGEGSWLVTDKGERYLDFAAGIAVNSLGHGHPHLVSALKDQADKLWHVSNLYEIPGQRRLGERLVDATFADKVFFTNSGAEALECAIKTVRRYHFVTGHPERYRVITFEGAFHGRTLATIAAGGQYKYLEGFGPKVDGFDQVPFDDIDAAEKLIGPETAAILLEPLQGEGGIRSFPVQSLKRLRQLCDKHGLLLIFDEVQCGIGRTGRLFAHEWAGVTPDLMAIAKGIGGGFPMGACLATDEAARGMTAGVHGTTFGGNPLAMAVGNAVLDVVLAEGFLEEVGRKALLFKQGLAAIADEYPEVIEGIRGDGLMLGIKCSMPNGTVNGALRDQHLLAVPAGDNVIRLLPPLTVTEPDIQEGLKRIRGAAKGLSEAVAAAAK from the coding sequence ATGAGCGGTTCGGCGCTTTACGAGACCTTTGCTCGTGCACCCTTGGCTTTCGAGCGTGGGGAGGGTTCTTGGCTGGTGACGGACAAGGGCGAGCGATATCTCGATTTTGCCGCCGGCATCGCCGTCAACTCGCTCGGTCATGGCCATCCGCATCTGGTTTCGGCGCTGAAGGACCAGGCCGACAAGCTGTGGCACGTTTCCAATCTTTATGAGATTCCGGGACAGCGCCGGCTGGGCGAACGCCTGGTCGACGCGACCTTCGCCGACAAGGTGTTCTTCACCAATTCCGGTGCCGAGGCGCTGGAATGCGCGATCAAGACCGTACGTCGCTATCATTTCGTGACCGGCCATCCCGAGCGTTACCGTGTCATCACCTTCGAGGGCGCGTTCCACGGGCGTACGCTGGCGACCATCGCCGCCGGCGGTCAGTATAAATATCTTGAGGGCTTCGGCCCCAAGGTCGACGGTTTCGACCAGGTTCCCTTCGACGACATCGACGCCGCCGAGAAGCTGATCGGGCCGGAGACGGCGGCGATCTTGCTGGAGCCGCTGCAGGGCGAAGGCGGCATCCGTTCCTTCCCCGTTCAGTCGCTGAAGCGGCTGCGCCAGCTGTGCGACAAGCACGGCCTGCTTTTGATCTTCGACGAGGTCCAGTGCGGCATCGGCCGGACTGGCCGGCTGTTCGCCCATGAATGGGCCGGCGTCACGCCGGACCTGATGGCGATCGCCAAGGGCATTGGCGGCGGCTTCCCGATGGGCGCCTGTCTCGCCACCGACGAGGCCGCGCGCGGCATGACCGCCGGTGTCCACGGCACCACCTTCGGCGGCAATCCGCTGGCCATGGCGGTCGGCAATGCCGTTCTCGATGTCGTGCTGGCCGAAGGCTTCCTGGAGGAAGTCGGCCGTAAGGCGCTCTTGTTCAAGCAGGGCCTGGCTGCGATCGCCGACGAATATCCGGAAGTCATCGAAGGCATTCGCGGCGACGGGCTGATGCTCGGCATCAAGTGCTCGATGCCCAATGGCACGGTCAATGGCGCGCTGCGTGACCAGCATCTTCTCGCGGTGCCGGCAGGCGACAACGTCATCCGTCTGCTGCCGCCGCTGACCGTCACCGAGCCCGACATCCAGGAAGGGCTGAAGCGTATTCGCGGCGCTGCCAAGGGCCTGTCGGAAGCCGTCGCCGCGGCGGCCAAGTGA
- a CDS encoding GcrA family cell cycle regulator — MNWTDERVELLRKLWSEGLSASQIAAQLGGVSRNAVIGKVHRLKLSGRGRTTAAPARQKKAASSGATATKSTVRAASTHRHVTASIGATALQVQFDAEPVARQYLRPVENVVVPISRRLQLVELTERTCKWPNGDPLTEEFHFCGNDAGESGPYCSYHSRVAFQPASERRRPR, encoded by the coding sequence ATGAACTGGACTGACGAGCGAGTCGAACTCTTGAGAAAACTGTGGTCGGAAGGTCTGAGCGCGAGCCAGATCGCGGCCCAACTCGGCGGAGTGAGCCGCAATGCGGTCATCGGCAAGGTGCATCGCCTGAAGCTGTCGGGTCGCGGTCGCACAACGGCTGCGCCGGCTCGCCAGAAGAAGGCCGCCTCCAGCGGCGCGACAGCCACCAAGTCGACGGTGCGGGCCGCCAGCACGCATCGTCATGTGACCGCCTCGATCGGCGCTACCGCCCTGCAGGTGCAGTTCGACGCCGAGCCGGTGGCACGGCAGTATCTGCGCCCGGTCGAAAACGTGGTGGTGCCGATCTCCCGTCGCCTGCAGCTCGTCGAATTGACCGAGCGCACCTGCAAATGGCCGAACGGTGACCCGCTGACCGAGGAGTTCCACTTCTGCGGCAACGACGCCGGCGAAAGCGGTCCTTATTGCTCCTATCATTCCCGCGTTGCCTTCCAGCCCGCTTCGGAACGCCGGCGGCCGCGGTAA
- a CDS encoding magnesium and cobalt transport protein CorA, which translates to MDQVRASAVQSPAAGIVASSVYVAGKRVADIPIEEAGEWARKDGHVVWIGLLEPDRELLRRVQAQFSLHELAIEDAEHAHQRPKLEQYGDALFIVARTAQLLEGRVTFGETHLFLGQGYLVSVRHGPSTSYATVRQHWESCPTSLAKGEDFVLYAILDFIVDNYFPVLEQIEDEVEAIEDGVLVKPMDAKAIERLYMLRRDLLRLRNAALPLVEVCRRLTSSELPQIHTFMYPLFRDVTDHIRTVQEKIDSLREVLAFAFEASLLVGQSQETAISKKLASWAAILAVPTAFAGIYGMNFNDMPELKMQYGYPAVLAAIASICAFLYWRFRKNGWL; encoded by the coding sequence GTGGACCAAGTTCGCGCCTCCGCTGTTCAATCCCCCGCCGCCGGCATCGTCGCCTCGAGCGTCTACGTGGCCGGCAAGCGTGTGGCCGACATCCCGATCGAGGAAGCGGGCGAGTGGGCCCGCAAGGACGGCCATGTCGTCTGGATCGGCTTGCTCGAACCCGACCGTGAACTGCTCCGGCGCGTCCAGGCGCAGTTCAGCCTGCATGAATTGGCGATCGAGGACGCCGAGCACGCGCACCAGCGGCCGAAGCTGGAGCAATATGGCGACGCGCTGTTCATCGTCGCCCGCACGGCGCAACTGCTGGAGGGCCGCGTCACCTTCGGCGAGACGCATCTGTTCCTCGGCCAGGGTTATCTGGTCAGCGTGCGCCACGGCCCGTCAACCTCCTACGCCACCGTGCGCCAGCACTGGGAGAGTTGCCCGACCTCACTCGCCAAGGGTGAGGACTTCGTCCTCTACGCCATCCTCGACTTCATCGTGGACAATTATTTCCCCGTGCTGGAGCAGATCGAGGACGAGGTCGAGGCGATCGAGGATGGCGTGCTGGTCAAGCCGATGGACGCCAAGGCGATCGAGCGGCTCTATATGCTGCGGCGCGACCTGCTGCGCCTGCGCAACGCGGCGCTGCCGCTGGTGGAGGTCTGCCGCAGGCTGACCAGTTCCGAACTGCCGCAGATCCACACCTTCATGTATCCGCTGTTCCGCGACGTGACGGACCACATCCGCACCGTGCAGGAAAAGATCGACAGCCTGCGCGAAGTGCTGGCTTTCGCCTTCGAGGCCAGCCTGCTGGTCGGCCAGAGCCAGGAAACGGCGATCTCGAAGAAACTCGCCTCATGGGCCGCCATTCTGGCGGTGCCGACGGCATTTGCCGGCATTTACGGCATGAACTTCAACGACATGCCGGAACTGAAGATGCAATACGGCTATCCGGCCGTACTGGCAGCCATCGCCTCGATCTGCGCCTTTCTCTATTGGCGCTTCCGCAAGAATGGGTGGCTGTAA
- the phoU gene encoding phosphate signaling complex protein PhoU, translating into MQSVHIVSAYDEELKFLAKRIAAMGGHAERMVEQAVAALVNADPELAQKVIRDDMVLDEGQREIDDKAIVIIARRQPMATDLREIVGAIRISADLERVGDLGKNVAKRVMAVTDGREATSLYRGLEALANLALTQLKEVLDVYASRAVDKIGFVRDRDEQIDAMYTSLFRELLTYMMEDPRNITSCTHLLFCAKNIERIGDHATNIAETIYYIVTGEQMPAERPKEDKTDRVVMQAELAPK; encoded by the coding sequence ATGCAGTCCGTGCACATTGTCAGCGCTTATGACGAGGAACTGAAGTTCCTGGCCAAGCGCATTGCCGCCATGGGCGGCCACGCGGAACGCATGGTGGAACAAGCCGTCGCCGCCCTGGTGAATGCCGATCCGGAACTCGCCCAGAAGGTGATCCGTGACGACATGGTGCTCGACGAAGGCCAGCGCGAGATCGACGACAAGGCCATCGTCATAATCGCCCGTCGCCAGCCGATGGCGACGGATTTGCGCGAGATCGTCGGCGCGATCCGCATCTCCGCCGATCTGGAGCGCGTGGGCGACCTCGGCAAGAACGTCGCCAAGCGGGTGATGGCGGTGACCGACGGGCGCGAGGCCACCAGCCTCTATCGCGGCCTGGAAGCGCTGGCCAATCTGGCGCTGACCCAGCTCAAGGAAGTGCTGGACGTCTATGCTTCGCGCGCCGTCGACAAAATCGGCTTCGTGCGCGACCGCGACGAGCAGATCGACGCCATGTACACCTCGCTGTTCCGCGAGCTTCTGACCTACATGATGGAAGATCCGCGCAACATCACGTCCTGCACGCATCTGTTGTTCTGCGCCAAGAATATCGAGCGCATCGGCGACCACGCCACCAACATCGCCGAGACCATCTATTATATCGTCACCGGCGAGCAGATGCCGGCAGAGCGGCCGAAGGAAGACAAGACCGATCGCGTCGTTATGCAGGCCGAACTCGCGCCGAAATGA
- a CDS encoding ATP-binding protein, translating into MADVTGEDRRSANGVVARFWEGRWHLLAGLAAVLVVYDFGGAAWALPLALVLVLAAAFVPTMRPQRVAEKARVVEAEGLQRLSGEYLAAAVADPLIIFDGATTVVHANAAAFAAFGGMAPGLSLPLKFRAPEMQALLDSVVSGKVASDAVDYVEKLPVERVYRVSASSVGHGTELYVLVFKDQSETRRIDRMRADFIANASHELRTPLASIAGFIETLRGPARNDPAAREQFLQIMQNQTSRMARLIDDLLSLSRLEMKAYLKPGARVDLRQTLESVIDSLAPLARDGGLVVERDFVEGALDVPGDRDELFQVFENLLENACKYGQSGGRVLVTVARSTAGPEPTVDVTIRDFGPGIAEEHIPRITERFYRVDVETSRAQKGTGLGLSIVKHILTRHHARISIRSEIGKGAAFTVHLPAN; encoded by the coding sequence ATGGCTGACGTGACGGGTGAGGATCGCCGTTCCGCGAATGGCGTTGTCGCAAGGTTCTGGGAGGGGCGCTGGCATCTTCTGGCCGGCCTGGCCGCGGTGCTGGTGGTTTATGATTTCGGCGGAGCCGCCTGGGCATTGCCGCTGGCCCTGGTGCTTGTGCTTGCCGCTGCCTTCGTGCCGACAATGCGCCCGCAGCGCGTGGCCGAAAAGGCGCGGGTGGTGGAGGCTGAGGGCTTGCAGCGGCTTTCAGGCGAATATCTGGCCGCGGCTGTCGCCGACCCGCTCATCATCTTCGACGGCGCCACCACCGTCGTGCATGCCAATGCGGCCGCCTTTGCAGCCTTTGGCGGCATGGCGCCCGGCCTGTCGCTGCCGCTGAAATTCCGCGCGCCGGAAATGCAGGCACTGCTCGACAGCGTCGTTTCCGGCAAGGTCGCCTCGGACGCCGTGGATTATGTCGAGAAGTTGCCGGTCGAACGCGTCTACCGGGTCAGCGCGTCCTCGGTCGGGCACGGCACCGAGCTTTACGTGCTGGTGTTCAAGGACCAGAGCGAGACGCGCCGCATCGACCGCATGCGCGCCGATTTCATCGCCAATGCCAGCCACGAGCTGCGCACCCCGCTGGCCTCGATCGCCGGCTTCATCGAGACGCTGCGCGGGCCTGCCCGCAATGACCCGGCGGCGCGCGAACAGTTTCTGCAGATCATGCAGAACCAGACCAGCCGCATGGCGCGCCTGATCGACGATCTCTTGTCCCTGTCGCGGCTGGAGATGAAGGCCTATCTGAAGCCGGGCGCGCGCGTCGATCTGCGCCAGACGCTGGAAAGCGTCATCGATTCCCTGGCGCCGCTGGCCAGGGACGGCGGGCTGGTCGTCGAACGCGACTTCGTCGAGGGCGCCCTCGATGTGCCGGGCGATCGCGACGAACTGTTCCAGGTGTTCGAGAACCTCCTGGAGAACGCCTGCAAATATGGCCAGTCGGGCGGACGGGTGCTGGTCACGGTAGCGCGCAGCACGGCGGGACCCGAGCCGACCGTCGACGTGACCATCCGGGATTTCGGGCCTGGCATCGCCGAGGAACACATTCCCCGCATCACCGAGCGCTTCTATCGTGTCGATGTCGAAACCAGTCGCGCCCAGAAGGGAACCGGCCTTGGTCTTTCCATCGTCAAGCACATCCTGACCCGCCATCACGCGCGCATCTCGATCCGCTCCGAGATCGGCAAAGGAGCGGCCTTCACGGTCCATTTGCCAGCAAACTAG
- the ppk2 gene encoding polyphosphate kinase 2, with the protein MKKDKVAPPAGIPIAEPLEVKMGGKERVFDIDAPQLPAWIEDNKLTAGGYPYDKKLKSEEYDETLVSLQIELVKAQAWLQASGERVMALFEGRDAAGKGGTIFALHQFLNPRSAHNVALTKPTETERGQWYFQRYVVHFPSAGSLTSFDRSWYNRAGVEPVMGFCTPEQHENFLDEVPHFEKMIHNEGIHFFKIWLDIGRETQLARFYDRRHSPLKNWKFSPIDIAGVNKWDDYTKARDEMFRRTHTNHAPWIIVRANDKRRARLAVIRRILRALPYEGRDLDVIGKEDGKIIGEGPSFVGLK; encoded by the coding sequence ATGAAAAAAGACAAGGTTGCGCCGCCCGCCGGCATTCCGATCGCCGAACCGCTGGAGGTCAAGATGGGCGGCAAGGAACGGGTGTTCGACATCGACGCCCCGCAGCTGCCCGCCTGGATCGAAGACAACAAGCTGACCGCCGGCGGCTATCCTTATGACAAGAAGCTCAAAAGCGAGGAGTATGACGAGACGCTCGTCAGCCTGCAGATCGAACTGGTGAAGGCGCAGGCCTGGCTGCAGGCGAGCGGCGAACGCGTGATGGCGCTTTTCGAGGGCCGCGACGCCGCCGGCAAGGGCGGCACGATCTTCGCGCTGCACCAGTTCCTCAATCCCCGCAGCGCCCACAACGTGGCCTTGACCAAACCGACCGAAACCGAAAGGGGGCAATGGTATTTCCAACGCTATGTCGTCCATTTCCCCTCCGCCGGTTCGCTCACCTCCTTCGACCGCTCCTGGTACAACCGCGCCGGCGTCGAGCCGGTGATGGGGTTCTGCACGCCCGAGCAGCATGAGAACTTCCTCGACGAGGTGCCGCATTTCGAGAAGATGATCCACAATGAAGGCATCCACTTCTTCAAGATCTGGCTCGACATCGGACGCGAGACACAGCTCGCCCGGTTCTACGACCGCCGCCACAGCCCGCTGAAGAACTGGAAGTTCTCGCCCATCGACATCGCCGGCGTGAACAAGTGGGACGACTACACCAAGGCGCGTGACGAAATGTTCAGGCGCACCCACACCAACCACGCACCCTGGATCATCGTGCGCGCCAACGACAAGCGCCGCGCCAGGCTGGCCGTCATCCGCCGCATCCTGCGCGCACTGCCCTATGAAGGCCGCGACCTCGACGTGATCGGCAAGGAAGACGGCAAGATCATTGGCGAAGGTCCGTCCTTCGTCGGCCTCAAATAG
- a CDS encoding glycosyltransferase family 2 protein gives MDRDIHLAEAFFPELAEWGGVLSRLRMPTDLAIRIAIRARQEEGGDFASALLAAGFFEAGIIVQAIAAELGIKVATDIATQRLVLNDEQALALLRRDDARAAIRLIEPDGAVSLLITPRHLRLEAMRNWLSLRPTSAARLKLADPRLLRAAVLERVRPILTRTAVAGLSDRFPDMSARTVLTGWQGVVFGGVSIAVPVALILAYELLLLVLHILATIFFFGCVLLRVTAMAAFRKPAPGRSDIPRPGEDAPIFSVLVALYDEAEMVPDLLAAMDRLEWPRSRLEIKLVCEADDVATLAAIRRHGLPAHVEVVEVPPVEPRTKPKALAYALPLCAGEYVALYDAEDQPHPMQLAEAWQRFRAGGLDLAVVQAPLEISNKGSGPIALMFGFEYAGLFRGLLPWLAGLRVMLPLGGTSNHFRRSALDEVGGWDPFNVTEDADLGLRLARFGYRAETISSPTYEAAPQLFSVWLPQRSRWLKGWAHTWLVHMREPMGLLRQAGPASFLVAQVLFAGMLISVVMHPILLVTLLWSMFHILQDSPDSPLRSFLLTVDIINIVGGYLSFLLLGWQASSPRERSDFWKVVLLTPVYWVMMSWAGWRAIWKLWRLPHQWEKTHHERAAARQFADGQPAQASI, from the coding sequence ATGGATCGCGATATTCATCTCGCCGAGGCCTTCTTTCCCGAACTCGCCGAATGGGGCGGCGTGTTGTCCAGATTGCGGATGCCGACCGATCTCGCCATCAGGATCGCCATCCGCGCCCGCCAAGAGGAAGGCGGCGATTTCGCCTCCGCGCTACTTGCTGCCGGCTTCTTTGAAGCGGGCATCATCGTGCAGGCGATCGCCGCGGAACTCGGCATCAAGGTGGCGACCGACATTGCCACGCAGCGGCTCGTCCTCAACGACGAACAGGCCCTGGCGCTGTTGCGACGCGACGATGCCCGCGCGGCGATCAGGCTGATCGAGCCCGACGGTGCCGTCTCCCTCCTGATCACGCCCCGGCACCTACGGCTCGAAGCCATGCGCAACTGGCTTTCCTTGCGGCCCACCTCCGCTGCCCGCCTGAAACTCGCCGATCCCCGGCTTTTGCGGGCTGCTGTTCTAGAAAGGGTCCGGCCCATCCTGACCAGGACCGCGGTCGCTGGCCTGTCCGACCGTTTCCCGGACATGTCCGCCCGCACGGTTTTGACCGGCTGGCAGGGCGTGGTTTTCGGTGGCGTCTCGATCGCGGTGCCGGTTGCTCTCATCCTGGCTTACGAACTTCTCCTGCTTGTCCTGCATATCCTGGCGACGATCTTCTTCTTCGGCTGCGTTTTGCTGCGGGTGACTGCGATGGCCGCCTTCAGGAAACCGGCCCCGGGCCGTTCGGATATCCCACGTCCCGGCGAGGACGCCCCAATCTTTTCGGTCCTTGTGGCGCTTTATGACGAGGCGGAAATGGTGCCCGATCTGCTGGCTGCCATGGATCGCCTCGAATGGCCGCGATCGCGCCTCGAAATCAAGCTGGTCTGCGAAGCCGACGATGTCGCGACACTGGCCGCGATCCGCCGGCATGGCCTGCCTGCCCATGTCGAAGTGGTCGAGGTGCCGCCGGTCGAGCCGCGCACGAAACCCAAGGCTCTGGCCTATGCTCTGCCGTTGTGCGCGGGTGAGTATGTCGCGCTCTACGATGCCGAGGACCAGCCACACCCAATGCAGCTCGCCGAAGCCTGGCAGCGGTTCCGCGCGGGCGGGCTGGATCTCGCCGTCGTCCAGGCTCCGCTGGAAATCTCGAACAAGGGTTCCGGCCCGATCGCCCTGATGTTCGGCTTCGAATATGCGGGCCTGTTTCGCGGCCTTCTGCCCTGGCTTGCAGGTTTGCGGGTGATGCTGCCGCTCGGCGGCACATCCAACCATTTCCGGCGGTCCGCGCTGGACGAAGTGGGCGGCTGGGACCCGTTCAACGTCACCGAGGATGCCGATCTCGGCTTGCGGCTGGCGCGCTTCGGTTATCGCGCGGAGACGATTTCCAGCCCGACCTACGAGGCGGCACCGCAATTATTCAGCGTCTGGCTGCCGCAGCGCAGCCGCTGGCTCAAGGGATGGGCGCATACCTGGCTGGTGCATATGCGCGAACCGATGGGACTGCTGCGTCAGGCAGGCCCTGCCTCCTTCCTGGTGGCGCAGGTGCTGTTTGCCGGCATGCTGATATCGGTGGTGATGCACCCCATACTTCTGGTCACGCTTCTCTGGAGCATGTTCCACATCCTGCAGGACAGTCCTGACAGTCCGTTGCGTTCGTTTCTGCTGACTGTCGACATCATCAACATCGTCGGCGGTTACCTGTCCTTCCTCCTGCTCGGCTGGCAGGCGTCGTCGCCACGCGAACGGAGCGATTTCTGGAAGGTGGTCCTGCTCACGCCGGTCTATTGGGTGATGATGTCGTGGGCCGGCTGGCGCGCGATTTGGAAGTTGTGGCGGCTGCCGCATCAATGGGAAAAGACCCATCACGAGCGGGCGGCCGCGCGGCAGTTCGCCGACGGCCAGCCCGCGCAAGCGTCTATTTGA